A stretch of Saccharomyces cerevisiae S288C chromosome IV, complete sequence DNA encodes these proteins:
- the RRP17 gene encoding rRNA-processing protein RRP17 (5' exoribonuclease required for 5' end processing of pre-60S rRNA; binds late pre-60S ribosomes, accompanying them from nucleolus to nuclear periphery; required for cell viability under standard (aerobic) conditions but not under anaerobic conditions; yeast null mutant is complemented by expression of human homolog NOL12): protein MAVHTNRQILTRGKNYATKQSKKFGTDEVTFDKDSRLDYLTGFHKRKLQRQKKAQEFIKEQERLRKIEERQKIRQERKEVMEEQLKTFKESLNLEAEIEDAKNDKTEDLQVESDESWHGFDSDKDDGDNDNNESSVKPILKKGAITEIYDDSTTVELETLEPNDNFEYLAQLNNVKLEKAEKVLKQSINRATKYAKFLGVDEKQKKKPRVKKFRYLTKNERRINQRKANDNKRRR, encoded by the coding sequence ATGGCTGTTCACACCAATAGGCAAATCCTTACAAGAGGCAAAAACTATGCTACAAAGcaatcaaagaaattcGGTACCGATGAGGTGACGTTCGACAAGGATTCTCGTTTGGATTATCTGACTGGCTTTCACAAGAGAAAGCTTCaaagacaaaagaaagcaCAAGAGTTTATTAAGGAGCAGGAAAGGcttagaaaaattgaagaaagacAGAAGATTCGGCAGGAACGTAAGGAGGTGATGGAAGAACAGTTAAAGACGTTTAAAGAGAGTTTAAACTTGGAAGCTGAGATAGAGGATGCGAAAAATGATAAGACGGAGGATTTGCAGGTAGAATCTGATGAATCCTGGCACGGGTTTGATTCTGATAAAGATGACGGCGATAACGACAATAATGAAAGTAGCGTAAAGCctattttgaagaaaggAGCAATCACGGAAATATACGATGACTCAACTACTGTTGAATTGGAGACATTGGAACCCAATGATAACTTTGAATATTTAGCCCAGCTAAATAATGTCAAATTAGAAAAGGCAGAAAAAGTACTCAAACAAAGCATAAATAGAGCCACCAAATACGCGAAGTTTCTGGGCGTGGATgagaaacaaaagaagaagccaAGAGTAAAAAAGTTCAGATATTTGACCAAAAATGAACGAAGAATAAACCAAAGAAAGGCAAACGACAACAAGCGTAGGAGATAA
- the RPL12B gene encoding 60S ribosomal protein uL11 RPL12B (Ribosomal 60S subunit protein L12B functions as a ribophagy receptor; phosphorylation by Atg1p triggers ribophagy during starvation; rpl12a rpl12b double mutant exhibits slow growth and slow translation; homologous to human RPL12, Drosophila rpl12, and C. elegans ppl-12 that all function as conserved ribophagy receptors; RPL12B has a paralog, RPL12A, that arose from the whole genome duplication) has protein sequence MPPKFDPNEVKYLYLRAVGGEVGASAALAPKIGPLGLSPKKVGEDIAKATKEFKGIKVTVQLKIQNRQAAASVVPSASSLVITALKEPPRDRKKDKNVKHSGNIQLDEIIEIARQMRDKSFGRTLASVTKEILGTAQSVGCRVDFKNPHDIIEGINAGEIEIPEN, from the coding sequence ATGCCTCCAAAGTTTGATCCAAATGAAGTTAAGTACTTGTACTTGAGAGCTGTCGGTGGTGAAGTCGGTGCTTCCGCCGCCTTGGCTCCAAAGATCGGTCCATTGGGTTTATCCCCAAAGAAGGTTGGTGAAGATATCGCCAAGGCCACCAAGGAATTCAAAGGTATCAAAGTTACTGTCCAATTGAAAATCCAAAACAGACAAGCTGCTGCTTCTGTTGTTCCATCTGCTTCCTCTTTGGTCATTACTGCTTTGAAGGAACCACCAAGAGACAGAAAGAAGGATAAGAACGTCAAGCATAGCGGTAACATCCAAttggatgaaattattgaaattgCCAGACAAATGAGAGACAAATCCTTCGGTAGAACTTTGGCTTCCGTTACTAAGGAAATTTTGGGTACTGCTCAATCTGTCGGTTGTCGTGTTGATTTCAAGAACCCTCATGACATCATTGAAGGTATTAACGCTggtgaaattgaaattccAGAAAACTAA
- the ERD1 gene encoding Erd1p (Predicted membrane protein required for lumenal ER protein retention; Golgi inorganic phosphate (Pi) exporter that balances Pi import associated with NDP-sugar transport into the Golgi; involved in recycling of early glycosyltransferases from late to early Golgi compartments; mutants secrete the endogenous ER protein, BiP (Kar2p)) yields MEKSESNSEGLYLQNILNVPPPQRFIVLIILALWIWTWILKFFLHSNLDVSQVILTRVPHDIRPGYTLQQLHRTARNFALKITRIIIPFHFATVFLFEFMNIIEGPLKNIILIVYFLPLIQCVTIFWFLLKECQIIKYCTRRCLLIESSPRSLRNTYILISDTLTSFAKPLIDFTLFTSLIFREPFTHFDLSVALLPVLVRLLQCLREYRLLHEATLLFNALKYSCNLPILFCTWRSRVYEGSINEERLHHVQRWFMLINSSYTLFWDVRMDWSLDSLTSLRSRSKSAVTLKKKMYHSAILVDFLLRFWWLWVYLSQNLKLVAADSDYIFFQGEMQYFEVIRRGIWVVFKLDAEYYIKFASK; encoded by the coding sequence ATGGAGAAAAGCGAAAGTAATTCTGAAGGACTTTATCTCcaaaatatattaaatGTTCCCCCTCCGCAGCGATTTATTGTGCTCATAATACTTGCCCTTTGGATCTGGACATGGATATTAAAATTCTTCTTGCATAGTAATTTAGACGTATCCCAAGTCATACTCACGAGAGTACCGCACGATATACGTCCAGGTTATACTCTACAGCAATTGCATAGAACAGCTAGAAATTTTGCTTTGAAGATAACAAGGATTATTATACCGTTCCACTTTGCCACTGTGTTCCTTTTTGAGTTCATGAATATTATAGAAGGTCCACtcaaaaatatcattcTCATCGTATATTTTCTACCATTGATCCAATGTGTCACTATATTTTGGTTTCTGTTGAAAGAGTgccagataataaaatattgtACTAGGAGATGTTTGTTGATAGAATCCTCCCCCCGTTCCTTAAGGAATACCTACATTTTAATCTCTGACACGTTGACATCGTTTGCAAAACCATTGATAGACTTCACATTGTTTACCTCTCTAATTTTTAGAGAACCCTTCACACATTTTGATCTATCCGTAGCCCTTCTTCCTGTACTGGTAAGACTACTGCAGTGTTTGAGAGAATACCGTTTACTGCACGAAGCAACTTTACTATTCAATGCATTGAAATACAGTTGTAATCTTCccattcttttttgcaCCTGGAGATCAAGAGTGTATGAGGGATCCATCAACGAAGAAAGACTACACCACGTTCAAAGATGGTTTATGCTAATTAATTCTTCCTATACGTTATTTTGGGATGTAAGGATGGATTGGTCATTGGACTCGTTAACCTCTTTAAGATCCAGATCCAAAAGTGCCGTCacattaaagaaaaaaatgtatcaTTCGGCGATTCTCGTTGACTTTTTGCTGAGGTTCTGGTGGCTATGGGTATATTTATCGCAGAATCTGAAATTAGTTGCCGCAGATAGCGActacatttttttccaagGCGAAATGCAGTATTTCGAAGTAATTAGAAGAGGCATATGGGTCGTTTTCAAATTGGACGCAGAGTATTATATTAAGTTTGCAAGCAAATAA
- the RAD30 gene encoding DNA-directed DNA polymerase eta (DNA polymerase eta (pol eta); involved in translesion synthesis during post-replication repair; catalyzes synthesis of DNA opposite cyclobutane pyrimidine dimers and other lesions; involved in formation of post-replicative damage-induced genome-wide cohesion; may also have role in protection against mitochondrial mutagenesis; may possibly be involved in meiosis; mutations in human pol eta are responsible for XPV): MSKFTWKELIQLGSPSKAYESSLACIAHIDMNAFFAQVEQMRCGLSKEDPVVCVQWNSIIAVSYAARKYGISRMDTIQEALKKCSNLIPIHTAVFKKGEDFWQYHDGCGSWVQDPAKQISVEDHKVSLEPYRRESRKALKIFKSACDLVERASIDEVFLDLGRICFNMLMFDNEYELTGDLKLKDALSNIREAFIGGNYDINSHLPLIPEKIKSLKFEGDVFNPEGRDLITDWDDVILALGSQVCKGIRDSIKDILGYTTSCGLSSTKNVCKLASNYKKPDAQTIVKNDCLLDFLDCGKFEITSFWTLGGVLGKELIDVLDLPHENSIKHIRETWPDNAGQLKEFLDAKVKQSDYDRSTSNIDPLKTADLAEKLFKLSRGRYGLPLSSRPVVKSMMSNKNLRGKSCNSIVDCISWLEVFCAELTSRIQDLEQEYNKIVIPRTVSISLKTKSYEVYRKSGPVAYKGINFQSHELLKVGIKFVTDLDIKGKNKSYYPLTKLSMTITNFDIIDLQKTVVDMFGNQVHTFKSSAGKEDEEKTTSSKADEKTPKLECCKYQVTFTDQKALQEHADYHLALKLSEGLNGAEESSKNLSFGEKRLLFSRKRPNSQHTATPQKKQVTSSKNILSFFTRKK; encoded by the coding sequence ATGTCAAAATTTACTTGGAAGGAGTTGATTCAGCTTGGTTCCCCCAGTAAAGCATACGAGTCCTCCTTAGCATGTATCGCCCACATAGATATGAATGCCTTTTTTGCACAGGTTGAGCAGATGCGATGTGGCTTAAGCAAAGAAGATCCGGTAGTCTGCGTTCAGTGGAATTCCATTATTGCAGTCTCTTATGCAGCAAGAAAGTATGGTATATCAAGGATGGATACGATTCAGGAAGcactaaaaaaatgtaGTAACCTCATACCGATCCATACAGCCGTTTTTAAAAAGGGAGAAGATTTTTGGCAATATCATGATGGATGTGGATCTTGGGTGCAGGATCCTGCAAAGCAGATAAGTGTGGAAGATCATAAAGTATCACTGGAACCATATAGGAGGGAAAGTCGCAAGGCGCTgaagattttcaaaagcGCATGTGATCTAGTCGAAAGGGCGAGTATTGATGAAGTATTTCTTGATTTGGGCCGGATTTGTTTCAATATGCTAATGTTTGATAATGAGTACGAGCTTACAGGCGACTTGAAACTGAAAGATGCATTAAGCAATATTCGTGAGGCTTTTATAGGGGGCAACTATGATATAAATTCCCATCTACCTCTTATACCCGAAAAGATAAAGTCTCTGAAGTTTGAAGGCGATGTTTTCAATCCAGAGGGCAGAGATCTGATCACAGATTGGGACGATGTAATACTTGCACTAGGATCTCAGGTATGCAAGGGTATCAGAGATAGCATAAAAGATATTCTCGGTTATACTACTTCGTGTGGTTTGTCTAGCACCAAAAATGTTTGCAAGTTGGCTTCTAATTACAAAAAACCTGATGCCCAAACAATTGTGAAAAATGATTGTTTATTAGATTTTTTAGATTGCGGAAAGTTTGAAATTACATCATTCTGGACCTTAGGCGGCGTTCTTGGCAAAGAACTAATTGACGTATTGGATCTTCCCCACGAAAACAGTATTAAACACATCAGAGAGACGTGGCCTGATAATGCTGGCCAGCTTAAGGAATTTTTAGATGCTAAAGTTAAGCAATCTGATTATGATCGCTCAACCAGCAATATCGACCCTTTGAAAACAGCAGATTTAGCAGAAAAGTTGTTTAAATTAAGTAGAGGCCGGTACGGTCTGCCCTTAAGTTCTCGCCCTGTTGTAAAAAGTATGATGTCAAACAAAAATCTTAGAGGAAAATCGTGCAATTCCATCGTGGACTGTATTTCTTGGCTTGAGGTCTTCTGCGCTGAGCTTACGTCCAGGATTCAGGATCTGGAACAGGAGTATAACAAGATCGTAATACCAAGAACAGTATCTATATctttaaaaacaaaatccTACGAAGTATATCGAAAATCAGGTCCAGTTGCGTACAAGGGCATCAATTTCCAGAGTCACGAACTCCTAAAAGTAGGCATAAAATTTGTCACGGACCTTGATATTAAAGGAAAGAACAAAAGTTATTACCCTTTAACAAAACTAAGTATGACAATTACTAATTTCGATATTATAGATTTACAAAAAACTGTTGTAGATATGTTTGGCAATCAGGTCCatactttcaaaagctcaGCAGGCAAGgaagatgaggaaaaaACTACCAGCTCGAAAGCTGACGAGAAAACTCCGAAGTTGGAATGTTGTAAATACCAGGTGACTTTTACAGACCAGAAGGCTCTTCAAGAGCACGCAGACTATCATTTAGCATTGAAACTGTCGGAAGGCTTAAATGGTGCTGAAGAATCATCCAAAAACCTTTCTTTCGGGGAAAAAAGATTGTTGTTTTCACGGAAAAGACCAAACTCACAACATACTGCCACACCTCAGAAGAAACAAGTTACATCTTCCAAAAACATCttatcattttttacaagaaaaaaatga
- the DFM1 gene encoding Dfm1p (Endoplasmic reticulum (ER) localized protein; involved in ER-associated protein degradation (ERAD), ER stress, and homeostasis; acts as disaggregase that removes misfolded membrane protein aggregates; interacts with components of ERAD-L and ERAD-C and Cdc48p; derlin-like family member similar to Der1p) has product MAGPRNVRTLHGNGGRNNDVMGPKEFWLNIPPITRTLFTLAIVMTIVGRLNLINPWYFIYVWNLTFKKVQIWRLLTSCVMLSSRAMPALMELYSIYDRSSQLERGHFGPGLSNRRGPMVTVDYAYYLCFCILAITTATTIIYGSYYPVVLTSGFISCITYTWSIDNANVQIMFYGLIPVWGKYFPLIQLFISFVFNEGDFVISLIGFTTGYLYTCLDTHTLGPIWGMISRKADPTYGISPNGKFSTPWWFTSLYARITGAHNETATFNNNFANVPSSQRETRTFSGRGQRLGTAPATLSQTSGTDSGRASGSQLRSGPSNLNQFQGRGQRVGQTNSPSDSQ; this is encoded by the coding sequence ATGGCAGGCCCAAGGAATGTGCGTACATTACATGGAAATGGAGGCCGTAATAATGATGTGATGGGCCCAAAAGAATTCTGGTTAAATATCCCCCCAATAACAAGAACTTTATTTACTCTAGCGATCGTTATGACGATCGTCGGCCGGTTGAATCTAATCAATCCGTGGTACTTTATTTATGTTTGGAATTTGACGTTCAAGAAGGTTCAGATATGGAGACTTCTTACTTCTTGTGTAATGCTTTCGTCTCGTGCCATGCCTGCGCTAATGGAACTATATAGTATTTATGACAGGTCCTCACAGTTGGAGCGAGGGCATTTTGGTCCCGGTTTGTCCAATAGACGAGGACCGATGGTAACAGTAGACTATGCCTACTACCTGTGCTTTTGTATACTAGCCATCACTACGGCCACTACAATCATTTATGGGTCCTACTACCCTGTTGTGCTCACCTCTGGGTTCATATCATGCATTACATATACTTGGTCGATCGACAATGCCAACGTGCAGATCATGTTTTATGGTTTGATTCCTGTTTGGGGGAAGTACTTCCCCTTAATTCAATTGTTTATCTCTTTCGTTTTTAATGAGGGTGATTTCGTAATCTCATTGATCGGTTTTACTACAGGGTACCTTTATACATGCTTAGATACCCATACACTGGGGCCAATATGGGGGATGATATCCAGAAAAGCTGATCCAACCTACGGAATCTCGCCCAATGGGAAATTCTCAACGCCATGGTGGTTTACTAGTCTATATGCTCGCATAACGGGTGCCCACAATGAAACTGCAACATTCAACAACAACTTTGCCAATGTGCCATCTTCGCAAAGAGAAACGAGAACTTTTAGTGGAAGAGGTCAACGATTGGGTACGGCCCCTGCAACATTGTCTCAAACCAGTGGCACAGATTCAGGCAGAGCTTCTGGAAGTCAATTAAGAAGTGGCCCATCGAATTTGAACCAATTTCAAGGCCGCGGCCAACGAGTAGGACAAACAAACAGCCCCTCCGACTCACAATAA
- a CDS encoding putative aminopeptidase (Putative aminopeptidase; targeted to vacuole via Vps10p-dependent endosomal vacuolar protein sorting pathway), translating into MRIQSLFVLFNVAIIAWSYPYEPLRVLQVGENEVMEVPESEKLNLRRRGVKFFDVTKHTSFLPFFNKEEEPTVPTYNYPPEISNKEVVDDSIKNIDKGSMHKNLAKFTSFYTRYYKSDHGFESAEWLAATIANITKDIPQDTLTIEHFDHKEWKQYSIIVRVTGSTTPEDIIIIGSHQDSINLLLPSIMAAPGADDNGSGTVTNMEALRLYTENFLKRGFRPNNTVEFHFYSAEEGGLLGSLDVFTAYAKQKKHVRAMLQQDMTGYVSDPEDEHVGIVTDYTTPALTDFIKLIINSYLSIPYRDTQCGYACSDHGSATRNGFPGSFVIESEFKKTNKYIHSTMDTLDRLSLAHMAEHTKIVLGVIIELGSWSAW; encoded by the coding sequence ATGAGGATACAGTCgctttttgttttatttaatgTTGCCATCATCGCATGGTCATATCCATATGAGCCTTTAAGGGTTTTACAAGTAGGAGAGAATGAGGTAATGGAGGTTCCCGAATCAGAAAAGCTAAACTTACGAAGAAGAGGTGTCAAATTCTTTGATGTGACCAAACACACTTCTTTCTTACCTTTCTTTAACAAGGAGGAAGAGCCAACAGTACCAACGTATAACTATCCTCCTGAGATATCGAACAAAGAAGTAGTGGATGATTCGATTAAGAATATAGACAAGGGCTCTATGCACAAGAACTTGGCAAAGTTTACAAGTTTTTACACCCGTTACTACAAGTCCGATCACGGCTTTGAATCTGCCGAGTGGTTAGCTGCAACTATCGCTAATATTACAAAAGATATTCCGCAAGATACGTTGACTATTGAACATTTTGATCACAAAGAATGGAAGCAATATTCAATTATAGTCCGTGTCACGGGATCTACTACGCCAGAAGATATTATAATAATTGGTTCTCATCAAGATTCTATCAATCTGCTACTGCCATCCATAATGGCAGCTCCAGGTGCGGACGACAATGGGTCAGGCACGGTGACTAATATGGAGGCTCTCAGATTATATacggaaaattttttgaagagagGATTTAGACCTAACAACACTGTGGAATTTCACTTTTATTCCGCCGAAGAGGGGGGATTGTTGGGTTCTCTTGATGTTTTTACAGCTTATGCCAAACAGAAAAAGCATGTGAGAGCGATGCTTCAGCAAGACATGACGGGATATGTTTCTGATCCAGAAGATGAACATGTGGGGATTGTCACCGACTACACTACTCCCGCATTAACTGATTTTATAAAACTAATTATCAACTCTTATCTATCCATTCCTTACAGGGATACACAATGTGGCTATGCTTGTAGCGATCATGGGAGTGCCACCAGAAACGGATTTCCAGGCTCCTTCGTGATTGAAAGTGAGTTCAAAAAGACTAACAAGTATATTCACAGCACCATGGATACTTTGGACAGATTAAGTCTCGCTCATATGGCGGAACACACAAAAATTGTATTAGGGGTAATCATTGAACTCGGGTCATGGTCCGCTTGGTAA
- the SYF1 gene encoding mRNA splicing protein SYF1 (Member of the NineTeen Complex (NTC); that contains Prp19p and stabilizes U6 snRNA in catalytic forms of the spliceosome containing U2, U5, and U6 snRNAs; null mutant has splicing defect and arrests in G2/M; relocalizes to the cytosol in response to hypoxia; homologs in human and C. elegans), translated as MSAYIAMKGVITNVDENIRNDEDVAFEYEIQKTPQNILTWKRYIEYWKEEGRTDKQIRWLYERFCSQFVTDTSIWEDYIRWESTKEVVETSRIFWLFQRCLKSCVRDCDRICLSYLELAIEQYDLAMIRHALASSLMKMEREMHRKVWDPVIKFVEEKVLPLTQLDSTQEDEEESTDEAELINVLLVKGFTKGGFISEEISENGSRGDIWSSHILERYLKVAPQQKRNESLATLALTRDNITIKSVYEKYLPQDENSGKYLPSSELPFELNFNYLASLEKLGLDNQYEEFMRQMNGIYPDKWLFLILSLAKYYISRGRLDSCGDLLKKSLQQTLRYSDFDRIYNFYLLFEQECSQFILGKLKENDSKFFNQKDWTEKLQAHMATFESLINLYDIYLNDVALRQDSNLVETWMKRVSLQKSAAEKCNVYSEAILKIDPRKVGTPGSFGRLWCSYGDLYWRSNAISTARELWTQSLKVPYPYIEDLEEIYLNWADRELDKEGVERAFSILEDALHVPTNPEILLEKYKNGHRKIPAQTVLFNSLRIWSKYIDYLEAYCPKDANSSDKIFNKTKMAYNTVIDLRLITPAMAENFALFLQNHYEVMESFQVYEKTIPLFPPEIQYELWIEYLEVATSHQLSSLSPEHIRFLFEKALKNLCSNGIDCKTIFIAYSVFEERISGLISKSIEILRRGAVIGTVSVSTHLESRLQLWRMCISKAESTLGPSVTRELYQECIQILPNSKAVEFVIKFSDFESSIGETIRAREILAYGAKLLPPSRNTELWDSFEIFELKHGDKETYKDMLKMKKVLESNMLIDSASVSHEEGNINFVAAATSHAPNSHTLTQSTSSYSINPDEIELDI; from the coding sequence ATGTCAGCATACATCGCAATGAAAGGAGTAATAACAAACGTCGATGAGAACATAagaaatgatgaagatgtgGCTTTTGAGTACGAAATACAAAAGACACCGCAGAACATACTTACATGGAAAAGATATATCGAGTATTGGAAAGAGGAGGGAAGAACTGACAAACAGATTAGGTGGCTATATGAAAGATTTTGTTCACAATTTGTAACAGATACAAGTATATGGGAAGATTATATACGCTGGGAATCAACAAAGGAAGTAGTCGAAACTTCACGTATTTTCTGgctttttcaaaggtgCCTGAAAAGCTGTGTACGAGATTGTGACAGGATATGTTTGTCTTATTTAGAATTGGCAATTGAACAATATGACTTGGCAATGATAAGGCATGCCTTAGCTTCATCTTTAATGAAAATGGAGAGAGAAATGCATCGGAAAGTTTGGGATCCTGTCATAAAATTtgtggaagaaaaagttttaCCATTAACGCAACTGGATTCAACtcaagaagatgaagaagaaagtacTGATGAAGCTGAATTGATAAATGTACTTTTAGTGAAGGGTTTCACGAAGGGAGGTTTTATTAGCGAGGAAATTAGTGAAAACGGAAGTAGAGGTGATATTTGGTCGTCACATATTTTAGAAAGATACTTAAAAGTGGCTCCTCAGCAAAAACGAAATGAATCGCTGGCAACTCTTGCATTAACTAGAGACAATATTACCATCAAATCAGTATATGAAAAGTATTTGCCACAAGATGAAAATAGTGGGAAGTATCTACCTAGTTCAGAACTGCCTTTTGAATTAAATTTCAATTATTTGGCCAGCCTAGAAAAACTAGGTTTAGATAATCAATATGAGGAGTTCATGAGGCAAATGAATGGCATATATCCCGACAAATGGCTTTTTTTGATCCTATCACTTGCCAAATATTATATCTCTCGCGGGAGGCTTGACAGTTGTGGtgatttattgaagaaaagtttaCAGCAAACACTTAGGTACAGTGATTTTGATCGCATCTATAATTTCTATTTGCTATTTGAGCAAGAGTGCTCCCAATTTATTCTGGGAAAGCTAAAGGAAAATGACAGCAAATTCTTTAATCAAAAAGATTGGACTGAAAAGTTACAAGCTCATATGGCGACATTTGAATCTTTAATCAACTTATATGATATCTATTTGAACGATGTCGCACTAAGGCAAGATTCCAACTTGGTGGAAACGTGGATGAAAAGAGTGTCCTTGCAGAAGTCAGCAGCGGAAAAGTGTAATGTGTATTCAGAAGCTATACTGAAAATTGATCCCCGAAAAGTTGGTACGCCTGGCTCTTTCGGTAGGCTTTGGTGTTCGTATGGGGATTTGTATTGGAGATCAAACGCAATTAGTACAGCTAGAGAATTGTGGACACAATCTCTGAAGGTACCGTATCCTTATATAGAAGATCTGGAAGAAATTTACCTAAACTGGGCTGATAGAGAATTAGATAAAGAAGGGGTGGAAAGAGCTTTTTCTATCCTTGAAGATGCATTACATGTGCCAACAAATCCAGAAATTCTCCTCGAAAAATATAAGAATGGACACAGAAAAATACCTGCTCAAACTGTTCTATTCAACTCATTACGTATTTGGTCCAAATACATTGATTATCTAGAGGCTTACTGCCCAAAGGATGCAAATTCCTCCgataaaatattcaataaGACAAAAATGGCATACAATACTGTTATTGATTTGAGATTGATCACTCCAGCAATGgcagaaaattttgcatTGTTCTTACAAAATCATTACGAAGTCATGGAAAGTTTTCAGGTGTATGAGAAAACAATCCCTCTGTTTCCCCCCGAAATCCAATACGAATTATGGATTGAGTATCTAGAAGTAGCGACATCACATCAATTGTCATCACTGAGTCCTGAACATATTAGATTTTTGTTTGAGAAAGCACTTAAGAATCTATGTTCAAATGGTATAGACTGtaaaacaatttttatCGCTTATAGCGTATTTGAAGAAAGGATAAGTGGTCTGATTAGCAAGAGTATTGAGATATTACGTAGAGGTGCTGTAATAGGTACTGTTAGTGTGAGCACGCACCTCGAAAGTAGACTGCAACTGTGGAGAATGTGTATTTCCAAGGCCGAGTCTACTTTGGGACCATCAGTAACCAGAGAGTTGTACCAAGAATGCATTCAAATTTTACCAAACTCTAAAGCTGTTGAGTTTGTGATTAAATTTTCAGATTTCGAGAGCTCTATAGGAGAAACTATTCGAGCACGTGAAATCCTTGCCTATGGTGCAAAGCTTCTTCCTCCATCCAGAAATACTGAATTATGGGAtagctttgaaatttttgagtTAAAACATGGGGATAAGGAAACTTACAAAGACatgttgaagatgaagaaggtgTTGGAATCCAACATGCTCATTGATTCAGCTAGCGTTAGCCATGAGGAAGGTAACATTAACTTCGTGGCGGCAGCAACCTCGCATGCTCCCAACTCGCATACTCTTACCCAATCAACCTCTTCATATTCGATTAATCCAGATGAAATAGAACTAGATATTTGA